From Amphiprion ocellaris isolate individual 3 ecotype Okinawa chromosome 10, ASM2253959v1, whole genome shotgun sequence, one genomic window encodes:
- the LOC111583292 gene encoding plexin domain-containing protein 2-like isoform X1 yields the protein MKNMVEVVTSLVIVVQFQISFMKLTPAYGVHHTNMQSYVVTENHQSREQRWTSGPRSGAPSWAADKRGHYRDRHQPEESEPDLLMEEGHDNSTQIVDIDHVYYTSKIYGPGDTTAKELWVNIDDMEEDEWKVHGFLSNTHRQAERVNLSFDFPFYGHLLKEITVATGGFIYTGDIIHRLLTATQYIAPLMANFDPSMSKNSTVFYCDNGTALVVQWDHVHLQDNISLGTFTFQAVLHSGGRIVFAYREIPISISNISSENHPVKVGLSDAFVVLHEIEQIPNVRRRTIYEYHKVDIPKSKISSSTAVEMLPLPTCLQFSSCGPCVTSQIGFNCSWCSRLQRCSSGFDRNRQDWVDHGCPEERRDPRCLRTLEVTNNTSQHPIHTTTPGTATSEQQRTSGMTSTPLSKTTTVSNPSTHSSYSRRTISSPQPPTSKSAPDDTEIALHINDIPGDKDAGESDEGLQTGLLAGIVVVMLVMAAAIFMSIYMYNYPTSSASLFFMERRPTRWPIMKFRRGSGRPSYTEVETPGQDKEGSVIIDPKQSFVISDRRESEQKEGFIVPDQRERFLGSDSS from the exons GCGTTCACCATACTAACATGCAGTCATACGTAGTCACAGAGAACCACCAGTCCAGAGAGCAGAGGTGGACATCTGGGCCCAGGTCTGGGGCCCCTAGCTGGGCTGCAGATAAGAGGGGCCACTACAGAGACCGGCACCAGCCTGAGGAGTCGGAGCCTGACCTGCTGATGGAGGAAGGACACGATAATTCTACACAGATTGTG GACATTGATCATGTCTACTACACATCTAAAATCTATGGTCCTGGAGACACAACTGCTAAAGAGCTGTGGGTGAACATTGACGACATGGAGGAGGACGAGTGGAAGGTCCATGGCTttctgtccaacacacacagacaagcagAG agAGTGaatctttcctttgactttccTTTCTATGGCCATTTACTCAAAGAAATCACTGTTGCAACTGGAG GTTTCATTTACACTGGAGATATAATCCATCGGTTGCTCACAGCCACTCAGTATATCGCTCCactgatggcgaattttgaccCCAGCATGTCCAAAAACTctactgtgttttactgtgatAACG GAACTGCGTTGGTGGTTCAGTGGGACCACGTTCATCTCCAGGACAACATCAGTCTGGGAACTTTCACGTTTCAGGCAGTTCTGCACAGCGGTGGACGGATTGTCTTTGCCTACAGAGAG ATTCCTATCAGCATCAGCAACATCAGCTCTGAGAATCATCCCGTCAAAGTGGGCTTGTCAGATGCTTTTGTGGTGCTTCATGAGATAGAGCAGATTCCCA ATGTTCGTCGGCGAACCATCTATGAGTATCACAAAGTCGACATCCCCAAATCAAAAATCTCCAGTTCTACAGCAGTGGAGATGCTCCCTCTCCCTA CATGTCTGCAGTTCTCCAGCTGTGGCCCATGTGTCACTTCTCAGATTGGCTTTAACTGCAGTTGGTGCAGTAGGCTACAAAG ATGCTCCAGTGGCTTTGATCGTAACCGACAGGATTGGGTTGACCACGGCTGCCCTGAAGAG AGACGTGATCCTCGATGTCTGCGGACACTAGAAGTCACAAACAACACATCACAGCACCCGATACACACAACCACTCCTGGTACAGCAAcctcagagcagcagaggacCTCTGGGATGACTTCCACGCCCCTCAGCAAAACCACCACTGTCAGCAACCCCTCGACacacagcagctacagcagaaGAACAATATCGAGTCCACAGCCTCCAACCAGCAAATCTGCACCTG atgACACTGAGATCGCTTTGCACATCAATGACATAC CAGGAGACAAGGATGCAGGGGAGAGTGATGAGGGGCTGCAGACTGGTCTCCTGGCAGGCATTGTTGTGGTGATGCTCGTCATGGCAGCAGCCATTTTTATGTCCATCTACATGTACAACTACCCCACCTCCAgcgccagtcttttcttcatgGAG CGACGCCCAACTCGCTGGCCAATCATGAAGTTCAGACGGGGATCTGGTCGGCCTTCATACACTGAGGTGGAGACTCCCGGTCAGGACAAAGAAGGTTCGGTGATCATCGACCCCAAACAGTCTTTTGTCATCTCTGACAGAAGAGAAAGCGAACAGAAGGAAGGTTTCATAGTTCCTGATCAGAGGGAGCGTTTCCTCGGCTCAGACAGCTCCTGA
- the LOC111583292 gene encoding plexin domain-containing protein 2-like isoform X2, which translates to MKNMVEVVTSLVIVVQFQISFMKLTPAYGVHHTNMQSYVVTENHQSREQRWTSGPRSGAPSWAADKRGHYRDRHQPEESEPDLLMEEGHDNSTQIVDIDHVYYTSKIYGPGDTTAKELWVNIDDMEEDEWKVHGFLSNTHRQAERVNLSFDFPFYGHLLKEITVATGGFIYTGDIIHRLLTATQYIAPLMANFDPSMSKNSTVFYCDNGTALVVQWDHVHLQDNISLGTFTFQAVLHSGGRIVFAYREIPISISNISSENHPVKVGLSDAFVVLHEIEQIPNVRRRTIYEYHKVDIPKSKISSSTAVEMLPLPTCLQFSSCGPCVTSQIGFNCSWCSRLQRCSSGFDRNRQDWVDHGCPEERRDPRCLRTLEVTNNTSQHPIHTTTPGTATSEQQRTSGMTSTPLSKTTTVSNPSTHSSYSRRTISSPQPPTSKSAPDDTEIALHINDIRDKDAGESDEGLQTGLLAGIVVVMLVMAAAIFMSIYMYNYPTSSASLFFMERRPTRWPIMKFRRGSGRPSYTEVETPGQDKEGSVIIDPKQSFVISDRRESEQKEGFIVPDQRERFLGSDSS; encoded by the exons GCGTTCACCATACTAACATGCAGTCATACGTAGTCACAGAGAACCACCAGTCCAGAGAGCAGAGGTGGACATCTGGGCCCAGGTCTGGGGCCCCTAGCTGGGCTGCAGATAAGAGGGGCCACTACAGAGACCGGCACCAGCCTGAGGAGTCGGAGCCTGACCTGCTGATGGAGGAAGGACACGATAATTCTACACAGATTGTG GACATTGATCATGTCTACTACACATCTAAAATCTATGGTCCTGGAGACACAACTGCTAAAGAGCTGTGGGTGAACATTGACGACATGGAGGAGGACGAGTGGAAGGTCCATGGCTttctgtccaacacacacagacaagcagAG agAGTGaatctttcctttgactttccTTTCTATGGCCATTTACTCAAAGAAATCACTGTTGCAACTGGAG GTTTCATTTACACTGGAGATATAATCCATCGGTTGCTCACAGCCACTCAGTATATCGCTCCactgatggcgaattttgaccCCAGCATGTCCAAAAACTctactgtgttttactgtgatAACG GAACTGCGTTGGTGGTTCAGTGGGACCACGTTCATCTCCAGGACAACATCAGTCTGGGAACTTTCACGTTTCAGGCAGTTCTGCACAGCGGTGGACGGATTGTCTTTGCCTACAGAGAG ATTCCTATCAGCATCAGCAACATCAGCTCTGAGAATCATCCCGTCAAAGTGGGCTTGTCAGATGCTTTTGTGGTGCTTCATGAGATAGAGCAGATTCCCA ATGTTCGTCGGCGAACCATCTATGAGTATCACAAAGTCGACATCCCCAAATCAAAAATCTCCAGTTCTACAGCAGTGGAGATGCTCCCTCTCCCTA CATGTCTGCAGTTCTCCAGCTGTGGCCCATGTGTCACTTCTCAGATTGGCTTTAACTGCAGTTGGTGCAGTAGGCTACAAAG ATGCTCCAGTGGCTTTGATCGTAACCGACAGGATTGGGTTGACCACGGCTGCCCTGAAGAG AGACGTGATCCTCGATGTCTGCGGACACTAGAAGTCACAAACAACACATCACAGCACCCGATACACACAACCACTCCTGGTACAGCAAcctcagagcagcagaggacCTCTGGGATGACTTCCACGCCCCTCAGCAAAACCACCACTGTCAGCAACCCCTCGACacacagcagctacagcagaaGAACAATATCGAGTCCACAGCCTCCAACCAGCAAATCTGCACCTG atgACACTGAGATCGCTTTGCACATCAATGACATAC GAGACAAGGATGCAGGGGAGAGTGATGAGGGGCTGCAGACTGGTCTCCTGGCAGGCATTGTTGTGGTGATGCTCGTCATGGCAGCAGCCATTTTTATGTCCATCTACATGTACAACTACCCCACCTCCAgcgccagtcttttcttcatgGAG CGACGCCCAACTCGCTGGCCAATCATGAAGTTCAGACGGGGATCTGGTCGGCCTTCATACACTGAGGTGGAGACTCCCGGTCAGGACAAAGAAGGTTCGGTGATCATCGACCCCAAACAGTCTTTTGTCATCTCTGACAGAAGAGAAAGCGAACAGAAGGAAGGTTTCATAGTTCCTGATCAGAGGGAGCGTTTCCTCGGCTCAGACAGCTCCTGA